The following proteins come from a genomic window of Chlamydiales bacterium:
- a CDS encoding DUF4339 domain-containing protein — protein MGIMQLLNLTLFWFFFGCTAAYLAKKRGRHPLTWFWLGLGFGLPGILILMILPPKIQTPPPTTKKQENEVWLKMWYYLDPSHLQQGPMPLSNLAKDLQEKRLFHTSYVWGEGMKEWKQLIEMPDLISEIEKIIT, from the coding sequence ATGGGAATAATGCAACTGCTCAATCTAACGCTTTTTTGGTTTTTCTTTGGTTGTACTGCTGCCTACCTTGCAAAAAAACGTGGCCGCCATCCACTGACATGGTTTTGGTTGGGATTAGGGTTTGGGCTTCCAGGAATTTTGATTTTAATGATTTTGCCCCCAAAGATCCAAACCCCACCTCCTACTACAAAGAAACAAGAGAACGAAGTGTGGTTAAAAATGTGGTATTACCTAGATCCTTCTCATCTTCAACAAGGGCCAATGCCCCTATCTAATCTTGCAAAAGATTTACAGGAAAAACGTCTCTTTCACACTTCGTATGTTTGGGGAGAAGGGATGAAAGAATGGAAACAACTGATAGAAATGCCTGATCTCATCTCTGAAATAGAAAAAATCATAACCTAA
- a CDS encoding Asp23/Gls24 family envelope stress response protein yields MKEAPIVDTKEFELPKTVFSRDIETRVIQVIILQCLSKIQGVGLIEGNLIDTLLGRTDTDRLKGIFVEQDSKNHQVKVKVEILVKYGISIPKKAEEVQTKVVEEITHLTGLHVATVHVVIKGLVPENKEKKEESYPASLLNHEIEEEEVDAY; encoded by the coding sequence ATGAAAGAGGCTCCTATCGTTGATACGAAAGAATTTGAACTCCCAAAAACCGTATTTAGTCGGGATATTGAAACACGTGTCATTCAAGTGATTATTTTGCAATGTCTCAGTAAAATCCAAGGGGTAGGTTTGATAGAAGGGAATTTGATTGATACTCTTCTTGGACGTACCGATACAGATCGTTTAAAAGGAATTTTTGTTGAGCAAGATAGTAAAAATCATCAGGTGAAAGTCAAAGTGGAGATTTTAGTGAAGTATGGGATTTCTATTCCTAAAAAAGCAGAAGAAGTCCAAACAAAAGTTGTAGAGGAAATCACCCATTTGACAGGGCTTCATGTGGCAACAGTTCATGTGGTCATCAAAGGTTTAGTTCCAGAAAATAAAGAGAAAAAAGAAGAAAGCTATCCTGCTTCTCTTTTGAATCATGAAATTGAAGAAGAGGAAGTAGATGCGTATTGA